AAGGCCTTGACCAGCGTCTACTTGCCATCCACCTTACCCGGTGAGGAGCAACCCCCATATCGCCAGAGCATCGCCGAACAGGAGAAGACACAGAAAGAGCGCTCCATCTTCGATGCTGCAATGACGAACATCAGAGACATTCACTGGCGGCACCTTTCTTTCTCAGGCAAGCGGGTGCTAGTTGACACAGAGCCCAGCGGTGGAGAGCAGCAGCCATACGGAGCAGACTACGACTACATCAAAGCCATCATCAGGGGATCAGCCAGGACACTGTGAGGGAGCACCATCGACGAGGAATATACCTTCATCCACCAGCACATGGACAGACGCATATGATGCATCATCTTCACAAAGTGTAACACCTGTGACCACTGCACAGAACACCCTCCTTCGATGAATGCCGACGACCTACGCATCTTCAGGGAATTTCCTTTGCCATCGTCATCTACAGCAACACCGGGACACTTCGTCACATTCGCGGAAGCTCTTCAAGCGCCCAGTGTACCACTATGCCAGCATATGCCCCTGTTCCAGGAGAAGGGGCTTGGTCGGTGCAACCGCGACGGATGCCGCTACGTCTTCACCAGTAAGAAAGATGTGAACGACCACCGACTGAAGTTTCACACTTTTGGCTTCTCACCTACAAACTGCAGCCTGACAAGGTTAATATTGTCTGTAGGTAAAAGTGCATGGACCTGAATTTGTGTTTGGATTGATGTcattgattttcaccaaaccaAAGGAATTCATGCAGTGGGCATGTGTAGCAATGCCTTCTGTAAGAGAGAGCATGTGCGGCAAGGAGATCGAGCAAATCGTAGCAAAAATTGACTCCTAGAATGGAAATCTTGACGGCATCACAAGATATTCAGGGTTTGTGACTGTGTGCCTGGATGTGTACAGGTATGTACTGGAGACTGCATATTTCCAATATCACTAACAGTATGGGGTGGAATAAATGAAGCATCGTTACAACTGGCTGAAATCCATCAATTGTGGGATGGCTACGAATTGGTGGCTGGTTTTAACGATAAAAATGATAAGATATGATATGTGACTCCACGATGAACCCTGTGGAGCATCTCTGGGCCCCCTGCACCAAAGCCTTGACCAGCGTCTACTTGCCGTCCACCTTACCTGGCGAGGAGCAACCCCCATGTCGCCAGAGCATCACCGAACAGGAGAAGACACAGAAAGAGCGCACCATCTTCGATGCTGCAATGACGAACATCAGAGACATTCACCAGCGGCACCTTTCTTTCTCAGGCAAGCGGGTGCTAGTTGACGCAGAGCCCAGCGGTGGAGAGCAGCAGCCATACGGAGCAGACTACGACTACGTCAAAGCCACCATCAGGGGATCAGCCAGGACACTGTGAGGGAGCACCATCGACGAGGAATATACCTTCATCCACCAGCACATGGACAGACGCATAGGATGCATCATTTTCACAAAGTGTAACACCTGTGACCACTGCACAGAACACCCGCCTTCGATGAATGCGGATGACCTACGCATCTTCAGGGAATTTCCTTCGCCATCGTCATCTACAGCAACACCGGGACACTTCGTCACATCCGCGGAAGCTCTTCAAGCACCCAGTGTACCACCATGCCAGCATATGCCCCTGTTCCAGGAGGAGGGGCTTGGTCAGTGCAACCGCGACGGATGCCGCTACGTCTTCACCAGTAAGAAAGATGTGAACGACCACCAACTGAAGTTTCACACTTTTGGCTTCTCACCTACAAACTGCAGCCTGACAAGGTTAATATTGTCTGTAGGTAAAAGTGCAGGGACCTGAATTTGTGTTTGGATTGATGTcattgattttcaccaaactaaAGGAATTCATGCAGTGGGGATGTGTAGCAATGCCTTCTGTAAGAGAGAGCATGTGCTGCAAGGAGATCGAGCAAATCGTAGCAAAAATTGACTCCTAGAATGGAAACCTTGACGGCATCACGGAACATCCAGGGTTTGTGAGTGTGTGCCTGGATGTGTACAGGTATGTGCTGGAGACTGCATATTTCCAATATCACTAACAGTATGGGGTGGAATAAATGAAGCATCGTTACAACTGGCTGAAATCCATCAATTGTGGGATGGCTACGAATTGGTGGCTGGTCttaaagataaaaatgataagaTATGATATGTGACTCCACGATGAACCCCATGGAGCATCTCTGGGCCCCCTGCACCAAGACCTTGACCAGCGTCCACTTGCCGCCCACCTTACCCTGAATATCACTCTAAACAAGTTAATGACCGTGGAAAAGACACAAAGAAACTCCTTCAGGTTGTAAACAAGCTTCTTGGCAGAAAACAGAAATCCCCTCTACCTGAGTATGATTCTGACAAAGAATTGGCTAACCAATTTAATCGGGTTTTCGTCGATAAGATAGCGAATATACGCTTATCCTTAccatgtgtttgtgtggttaAAAATGAAGCTGAAGTTGCAACTACTtcaaaattagactcactaaatccAAACTCTGTAACTGAGGTtaagaatatgattatgaagtcTCCAAATAAGTCATGTAAATTAGACCCTTTTTGTACGAATCTGataaaaaaatgtgtatcaGTGACTGCCCCTGCCATTACGAGCATAATAAATGGCAGTTTTGCAACAGGTGTTGTGCcatatgaattgaaaacagcGGTGATATTTCCAACCCTCAAAAGACCTCATTTAGATaagaacatgttaaacaatCATCGACCAATTTCAAACCTGCCATTTGTTAGCAAAGTTATGGAACGTGTTTCCTTTTCATGCCTACGAGACTACTTGCGGGAGAATGATTTTCTTGATAGCCACCAATCAGCGTATCGCCCTGATCATAGTGTAGAGACATTACTTACTGACCTAACTGATCAATGTTTGAGACAGATGGATGCTGGGAATATCACTGCAGTTGTTTTACTTGATATGTCGGCAGCTTTTGATACTGTTGACCATTCCATTCTCACCCAGACTCTCAGATCTGTTGGTGTCACAGGACTTGCATTAAAGTGGTTTCAATCTTACCTTACCAGCCGTTCACAATATGTTAAGATCAATGACAGTAACTCTGATCCAGCTGCACTACTTGCGGTGTCCCGCAAGGGTCTGTAGGTGGACCACTTCTATTCTCACTATATCTTTCAAGGATTAGACACATTATTGAAAGACACGACATTCAGTATCactgttatgcagatgatatacaaatatttgtatctttttcaCCAACCAGGACTGAACTCTCTGAAGCTGTAAAACGATTGGAATTACGTATTGATGATGTTAAggcatggatggaaagaaatggTCTCAAATTTAATGGCAGTAAGTCAGAATTTATTCTGATAGTATCCAAACAGATGTTGTCTAAAGTGAATTCTGATACATGTTATTTAGAATTGGCAATAGTAATATCAAGCCTTCGAACAAAGTTCGTAATCTTGGTGTTGTTTATGATGCAAATCTGACGTTCAAAGATCATATTTCGTATGTATCCCAATCTATAAGatttcatttgcgtaacctgggcTCAATTCAGAGATACTTAACTAGATCAGCagcagaaaaactgatgcatactcttatttcgtctcgtctagatttctgcaattctctgttttgcagccttccacaaaaagaactcagtaaactgcaatgtcttcagaattgtgccgctagattacttactttcaagaagaaaactgtgcaTACCACCCCAATACTTCGGTCCCTACACTGGCTTCCTGTAGAAAAACATATTAActcaagattcttcttcttggttactgtacattgcacaaatttgcccctgtctactttcaaaatactcttcatcttcaccaaccaccacataatctccgttcatcaaactcgctaaaattacaggtacctcgaatcaagcataattggggggatcgggctttttcatatatgggccTAAAACTACggaatggcctaccaaaatctcttacagaagcatcttccattgatggtttcaaaaagaatcttgagacatatattttcaatttaaattgacaatattgtatacctgtatgtatagtatgtgtacgtatataggcctattgtttgttggtttattgtcttactatttttgtgatactgttgtaatgtgacacaatatgtactctgttctatagcgcctcgagtatcttttttaggtagaaatgtgcgctttataagagtctcactattactattattatcattacccaGCGAGGAGCAAAACCCCCATGTCGCCAGAGCATCACCGAACAGGAGAAGACACAGAAAGAGCGCACCATCTTCGATGCTGCAATGAGGAACATCAGAGACATTCACTGGCGGCACCTTTCTTTCTCAGGCAAGCGGGTGCTAGTTGACGCAGAGCCCAGCAGTGGAGAGCAGCAGCTATACGGAGCGGACTACGACTACGTCAAAGCCACCATCAGGGGATCAGCCAGGACACTGTGAGGGAGCACCATCAACGAGGAATATACCTTCATCCACCAGCACATGGACAGACGCATAGGATGCATCATCTTCACAAAGTGTAACACCTGTGACCACTGCACAGAACACCCTCCTTCGATGAATGCCGACGACCTACGCATCTTCAGGGAATTTCCTTTGCCATCATCATCTACAGCAACACCGGGACACTTCGTCACATTCGCGGAAGCTCTTCAAGCGCCGAGTGTACCACCATGCCAGCATATGCCCCTGTTCCAGGAGAAGGGGCTTGGTCGGTGCAACCGCGACGGATGCCGCTACGTCTTCACCAGTAAAAAAGATGTGAACGACCACCGACTGAAGTTTCACACTTTTGGCTTCTCACCTACAAACTGCAGCCTGACAAGGTTAATACCGGTATTGTCTGTAGGTAAAAGTGCATGGACTTGAATTTGTGTTTGGATTGATGTcattgattttcaccaaattaaAGGTATTCATGCAGTGGGCATGTGTAGCAATGCCTTCTGTAAGAGAGAGCATGTGCGGCAAGGAGATCGAGCAAATCGTAGCAAAAATTGACTCCTAAAATGGAAATCTTGACGGCATCACAAGATATTCAGGGTTTGTGACTGTGTGCCTGGATGTGTACAGGTATGTACTGGAGACTGCATATTTCCAATATCACTAACAGTATGGGGTGGAATAAATGAAGCATCGTTACAACTGGCTGAAATCCATCAATTGTGGGATGGCTACGAATTGGTGGCTGGTTTTAACGATAAAAATGATAAGATATGATATGTGACTCCACGATGAACCCCGTGGAGCATCTCTGGGCCCCCTGCACCAAAGCCTTGACCAGCGTCTACTTGCCGTCCACCTTACCCGGCGAGGAGCAACCCCCATGTCGCCAGAGCATCACCGAACAGGAGAAGACACAGAAAGAGCGCACCATCTTCGATGCTGCAATGACGAACATCAGAGACATTCACAGGCGGCACCTTTCTTTCTCAGGCAAGCGGGTGCTAGTTGACGCAGAGCCCAGCAGTGGACAGCAGCAGCTATACGGAGCGGACTACGACTACGTCAAAGCCACCATCAGGGGATCAGCCAGGACACTGTGAGGGAGCACCATCAACGAGGAATATACCTTCATCCACCAGCACATGGACAGACGCATAGGATGCATCATCTTCACAAAGTGTAACACCTGTGACCACTGCACAGAACACCCTCCTTCGATGAATGCCGACGACCTACGCATCTTCAGGGAATTTCCTTCGCCATCATCATCTACAGCAACACTGGGACACTTTGTCACATTCGCGGAAGCTCTTCAAGCGCACAGTGTACCACCATGCCAGCATATGCTCCTGTTCCAGGAGAAGGGGCTTGGTCGGTGCAACCGCGACGGATGCCGCTACGTCTTCACCAGTAAAAAAGATGTGAACGACCACCGACTGAAGTTTCACACTTTTGGCTTCTCACCTACAAACTGCAGCCTGACAAGGTTAATATTGTCTGTAGGTAAACGTGCATGGACCTGAATTTGTGTTTGGATTGATGTcattgattttcaccaaattaaAGGTATTCATGCAGTGGGCATGTGTAGCAATGCCTTCTGTAAGAGAGAGCATGTGCGGCAAGGAGATCGAGCAAATCGTAGCAAAAATTGACTCCTAGAATGGAAATTTTGACGGCATCACAAGATATTCAGGGTTTGTGACTGTGTGCCTGGATGTGTACAGGTATGTACTGGAGACTGCATATTTCCAATATCACTAACAGTATGGGGTGGAATAAATGAAGCATCGTTACAACTGGCTGAAATCCATCAATTGTGGGATGGCTACGAATTGGTGGCTGGTTTTAACGATAAAAATGATAAGATATGATATGTGACTCCACGATGAACCCCGTGGAGCATCTCTGGGCCCCCTGCACCAAAGCCTTGACCAGCGTCTACTTGCCGTCCACCTTACCCGGCGAGGAGCAACCCCAATGTCGCGAGAGCATCACCGAACAGGAGAAGACACAGAAAGAGCGCACCATCTTCGATGCTGCAATGACGAACATCAGAGACATTCACTAGCGGCACCTTTCTTTCTCAGGCAAGCGGGTGCTAGTTGACGCAGAGCCCAGCGGTGGAGAGCAGCAGCTATACGGAGCGGACTACGACTACGTCAACGCCATCATCAGGGGATCAGCCAGGACACTGTGAGGGAGCACCATCGACGAGGAATATACCTTCATCCACCAGCACATGGACAGACGCATAGGATGCATCATTTTCACAAAGTGTAACACCTGTGACCACTGCACAGAACACCCTCCTTCGATGAATGCGGACGACCTACGCATCTTCAGGGAATTTCCTTCGCCATCGTCATCTACAGCAACACCGGGACACTTCGTCACATTCGCGGAAGCTCTTCAAGCACCCAGTGTACCACCATGCCAGCATATGCCCCTGTTCCAGGAGGAGGGGCTTGGTCAGTGCAACCGCGACGGATGCCGCTACGTCTTCACCAGTAAGAAAGATGTGAACGACCACCAACTGAAGTTTCACACTTTTGGCTTCTCACCTACAAACTGCAGCCTGACAAGGTTAATATTGTCTGTAGGTAAAAGTGCATTGACCTGAATTTGTGTTTGGATTGATGTcattgattttcaccaaactaaAGGAATTCATGCAGAGGGGATGTGTAGCAATGCCTTCTGTAAGAAAGAGCATGTGCTGCAAGGAGATCGAGCAAATTGTAGCAAAAATTGACTCCTACAATGGAAACCTTGACGGCATCACAAGATATTCAGGGTTTGTGACTGTGTGCTTGGATGTGTACAGGTATGTGCTGGAGACTGCATATTTCCAATATCACTAACAGTACGGGGTGGAATAAATGAAGCATCATTCCAACTGGCTGAAATTCCATCAATTGTGGGATAGCTACGAATTGGTGACTGGTCGTAAAGATGAAATCTTGAAAAAAGCATGAATCCCAACATATTATACCTCTATGGAAAGgtaattttatgaatattatgtTTAAATAACGCTTTTACATCAAATTCAATCAGGTAAAACAGAAAACCTGATTTTAGGACTCGTTTCTGCATTGCACAGTTATATCAGTTTTGGAACAGtccagtaatttttttttatgatgtcaCTGAAGGGAACTGTGCAGAACACAACGTCATTACACTACATGCTGTTCACAGTAAATCCATCAAAATCCCTACCTTCAAAGATCAGCTTTTTGAACCTCCATCTCCAGAAAAAATAGTTACTGGTCGATTATATTTCAATTTGAAGTGTACCTTGAATATTTCCTTGTTTCCTTCCCTCAATGCCCTCTAAACTATCCAAAATATTGACTTAAAATGACctaaataagccagttcgtaattagctcatgggcacgttggtacaaatgacctttcttttttctcagttggttacgCACTTCAATCGTTTTCAGAGAGACATTATGAGTACCggtaagcttgcccgacgtaataattcatggaattcgtgttcacacaatgaatgaacttgcgtagaccacgTGACCAGAATGGTCTGTCAATCAACCGtcggggaagcatccatttcattgttttgcattgaatgcattaaaaaactgttttattcttattgccaaataccaggtttgctgtcaggtggatgtactggcaagcAACATTTACAAGgatgcatgaataatcattgtatgacagatgtttatctcagtgaatttaaaaaccaacttgcctcttggtacaaatgacctttttttgctcatgcgcaaagtggaactacgaactggcttattgcccGAACTGACGACGGCGAGAGGACAACCGCCGCGCACCCAGCCATTCACAGCCTGCTCAATCTCATTTGTTTTCCTCATGCAAGTGCATTGTTTTTCGTAACTTAAGTCAATGTCAtcgaaaaaaatgtgtgtttacatggaatAACACGAATAACCACAAAGCGTCAGTGGGTGCTATCTACAGCTGTACGGAGTGCTCAATTTCAGATTTTCTGCCGCAGTTTTGGAGGAGGTTTGAACACTTGCCAGGCGATGATTCGACTGTGATAATAGCCCCACATGTACatccacatgtatgtacaccAATTACATAATTCAGTCGAacctgaaaagctgtagatcCATATATCGTGACGATTTCACTTCAACACACTATAGGATGCACACATTATACTATCGATTTCCCGTGCACTCGCAATGGCTTCATCGTcataaacataaatataaaCCTGCAATTATTGTATCAATGGTCATGATATTCATATGTCCAGAACGCTGACACtctgattatttcatttccagtaCTGGATGtgtaaaattacaacatttgctATTCTTAATCCatgaatgaaagcaaacaaacaaattgattttgtaaCTTTTGGATTACTGTACTTCACTTCTGCTGAGTACTATGACTGCACTGTGCATTGAATGGCAGCATGTCATATACCATTTTAAAGAGAATTTTATCTTCTTTCAGATGACATATAACTTGTCTATGTTTTGTTCATTGCTTGCTAATGGAGAGTGATTGTTCAGAGAGTTGTCTGCCTGTTGGCATGTGTGCGCAAACGGTGCTGGGCCACTGCGGTGTTTGTTTACACAAGTACgttggcccgatatgggttaatCTACATACATGGAGCTGTTACCAGTGGGAAAAAGTGGTTATACCCTAAAAAGGTTTTGTTTGATAAATACTAATAACTAAGTTGAATTTAGTAggaattgtttgcttgtttgtttgttgttgttgttgttgttgttgttgttgttgttgtttattttttttttttttggggggggggtattttctttttttttaacctgttggTGTAATCTTCGGTACAGagttctattattttttttttttttttcttctcgtaATACAGGGTacggagaagaagaagaggtcATCTAGGTTTCGCTGTATGGTGTATGGATGCAGCAACACCTACCAGGAAGGCTACTTCATCCACAACATGCCGGGAAAGATGCTGGGTGAGAATGAAAACTTCTCGGCATACACCAAAAAGCTTGGTTAAActttaatgcaaaaaaaaggaaattggaAATGAGAGATTTCCTGAGGTATAGGAAGATATCGATATGTAGTGGGCACTTCACTGAGGAGGACTACAAGACTACCCAGGTGCAAATGTTTCAGAGAGGGATTCGGTCCAAGACTCCATCCTTAAGTCCAGAAGCCGTCCCGACAGTTGTCGATGCTGTCcatccattcccccccccccccccccatcatggTTCATCCCATTAGCGTTGGCCTCTCCACTTCCAATGGATGAGACAGCATCAACATCCTCATCTGGACCGTCATCTTCAAGAGAGGCTGCACAAATGGATGAGGCTGGTCACGCCAGTGGAAGTGAGGCTGAACACCCAAGTGAGGCCGGACAAACAAGTAGTGAGACTAAATCAAGTTCTCTGAAGCGTAAACGGAGTGACTCTAACTATATTAGGAGACAGGTAAAGCTGAATTAgaacaataaatgaaatacGGCTAGAGCACTCTTTACCCTGAAACACCAGTTATTGAAATTTTCCTAACATCAATTTACCTAAAAACAGTTTGCAACTCGGTTGACAAGTTACATTTAATTCTTTTATCCAGTGTATTCCagtattcttttctattttgaagGGTCCACAGCTTGCAAGCTGTGTTACTCAAGGACCTCTCCATTTCTTGGAAAACAGATGATTTGTCTAACTTTGAAAAATTTATCTTTATTTGTTCATTGTTGTAGTTGTGATTCCCTaatttgaaatctttttacacTGCATTGCTGTGCACCAAAtgattgattttgttgatatttgtaCAATTGTACGTTTTCGTTATATTTCAATAAAGAAATTGTatgttgaaaattgaaattgaatgtcAGAGTTTATAATCCTATACCGCCTAATGATTTTATACAGATGTGAATGATTAGTGCTTGAAAAGATCCTAATGCAGTATGTTCATGTAGTTTTTGTTCAATACTTTGAAAGAATTAGAAACTTCATCAaaaccttacattttcttttccttttgcaGGGAAGTCAAGCTGATCTGTTCAGAGCATGATCGAAAA
The Diadema setosum chromosome 21, eeDiaSeto1, whole genome shotgun sequence DNA segment above includes these coding regions:
- the LOC140244347 gene encoding uncharacterized protein, which produces MNPVEHLWAPCTKALTSVYLPSTLPGEEQPPYRQSIAEQEKTQKERSIFDAAMTNIRDIHWRHLSFSGKRVLVDTEPSGGEQQPYGADYDYIKAIIRGSARTLEFPLPSSSTATPGHFVTFAEALQAPSVPLCQHMPLFQEKGLGRCNRDGCRYVFTSKKDVNDHRLKFHTFGFSPTNCSLTRLILSVGKSAWT